GCCGCGGACCGCGCCCGGCGCGCCGGCTTCGACGCCGTCGAGATCCACGGGGCGCACGGCTATCTGATTTCCTCCTTCATTTCTCCGGCGAGCAACAAGCGCACGGACGAGTACGGCGGGTCGGTGGAGAACCGCACGCGGCTGCTGGTGGAAGTGCTCCAGGCGGTCAAGCAGCGGGTGGGGAAGGACTTCCCGGTCTGGTGCCGCCTGGATGCAAAGGAGTTCCGCATCGAAGGCGGCATTACGGTCGAGGACGCCCAGCGCACGGCCGAGCTGGCCGCGGCCGCGGGCGCCGACGCCATCCACGTCAGTGCCTACGCCGATCCGGTTGTGGGCGTCGCCTTCACGGACGCGCCGCTGGTGCACCAGCCCTGCGGCTACGTGGAGTTGGCGGAGGGCATCAAGCGGCGCGTCAAGGTCCCGATCATCGCCGTTGGCCGGATCGAACCCGCCGAGGCGGACGATATCATTGCAGCGGGCAAGGCCGATTTCGTCGCCATGGGACGCAAGCTGCTCGCCGATCCCGAGCTGCCGAAGAAGCTCGCCGAGGGACGCGCCGAGGACATTCGGCCCTGCGTCTATTGCTACACCTGCGTCGGCAAGATTTACCTCAATCAACGCACCTGTTGCGCCGTGAACCCGGCCACCGGGCGCGAGGCCGAGTTCGAGATCAACCCCGCGGAGAAGCCGAAACGAGTCCTCGTCGTAGGTGGCGGTCCGGCCGGCATGGAAGCCGCGCGGGTCGCCGCGTTGCGCGGGCATATAGTCACGTTGTGTGAGAAAAGTGAGCGCTTGGGCGGCACGCTCTGGTTTGCCTCGCTGGTTTACGAGCCCAACGGCAAGCTGCTCGCACACCTGGAAGCACAGGTGCGCAAGCTACCCATCGAGCTGCGACTCGGTCAGGACGTCACCCCAGCGTTGGTGCAACAGCTTCGGCCGGACGTGATTCTGGTGGCCGTGGGCGCGCGGCGGCAGCCGCCGCCGATCCCGGGAGTCGAACGCTCGAACGTCCTGAGCGGAGACGATTTGCGCAGCCTCATGACCGGTAGCGACAAGAGCGTCGCGGCGGAGAAGCTTTCCCTGGCGCAGCGCGCCATGCTCAAGATGGGCAACCTGCTCGGCGTCTCCGACCGTATGGCGCTCACCCGCGAACTCACACGGCACTGGATGCCGTTGGGAAAACGGGTGGTCGTGATCGGCGGCGGCCTGGTGGGGATTGAGCTCGCCGAGTTTCTGAATGAGCGCGGCCGCGAGGTCACCGTACTCGAGGAAGGATCGACGCTGGGCAAGGAGATGGCTCTGCCGAGACGGTGGCGGGCGCTGTACACGCTGCGCGAGCA
Above is a window of Candidatus Binatia bacterium DNA encoding:
- a CDS encoding FAD-dependent oxidoreductase is translated as MGTSKLTHLLSPGRIGSLEVRNRIFMSPMGDNLGEGNGHVGERTKRYFEARARGGVGLIIVGVGGIAYPAGACIPNQVAVSDDVFLPGLQDLTKRLHAHGAKVAIQLQHAGKVATQDMACGRPMWVPSVPEMKAGDLFNDLTLEEIQGISGDLAKPGAGISFHEMTTADIRTLITLFADAADRARRAGFDAVEIHGAHGYLISSFISPASNKRTDEYGGSVENRTRLLVEVLQAVKQRVGKDFPVWCRLDAKEFRIEGGITVEDAQRTAELAAAAGADAIHVSAYADPVVGVAFTDAPLVHQPCGYVELAEGIKRRVKVPIIAVGRIEPAEADDIIAAGKADFVAMGRKLLADPELPKKLAEGRAEDIRPCVYCYTCVGKIYLNQRTCCAVNPATGREAEFEINPAEKPKRVLVVGGGPAGMEAARVAALRGHIVTLCEKSERLGGTLWFASLVYEPNGKLLAHLEAQVRKLPIELRLGQDVTPALVQQLRPDVILVAVGARRQPPPIPGVERSNVLSGDDLRSLMTGSDKSVAAEKLSLAQRAMLKMGNLLGVSDRMALTRELTRHWMPLGKRVVVIGGGLVGIELAEFLNERGREVTVLEEGSTLGKEMALPRRWRALYTLRE